In Wolbachia endosymbiont of Aedes albopictus, one DNA window encodes the following:
- the hemF gene encoding oxygen-dependent coproporphyrinogen oxidase, with amino-acid sequence MEKQRTQAFEWFCALRDKIIESFLLIEKQSSAEPKIEKRKWDRPGGGGGESTIIFGNVFEKVGVNVSKVHGKFADSAINEIPGASESNGEFWASGISLVSHMQSPLIPAAHMNTRLIYTSKQWFGGGMDFTPVYKNEEDCKYIHESIKMTCDRFDTGYYPKFKEQCDNYFFLPHRKEPRGIGGIFYDNLSSGNWRNDFEFTKAVGEAFLEIYLHIIRKHIQKSWTKEQRENQLIKRGRYVEFNLLYDRGTRFGLMTDGNPDAIMMSMPPLVKWL; translated from the coding sequence ATGGAAAAACAAAGAACACAAGCATTTGAGTGGTTCTGTGCACTAAGAGATAAGATTATAGAATCTTTCTTATTAATTGAAAAACAATCATCCGCAGAGCCAAAGATCGAAAAAAGAAAGTGGGATCGCCCAGGTGGTGGAGGTGGTGAATCTACAATTATTTTTGGCAATGTTTTTGAAAAAGTTGGAGTAAACGTTTCAAAAGTACACGGAAAATTTGCAGATTCAGCCATTAATGAAATTCCTGGTGCAAGTGAAAGTAACGGAGAGTTTTGGGCAAGCGGTATATCTTTGGTGTCTCATATGCAATCGCCCCTTATCCCTGCAGCACATATGAACACAAGGCTGATATATACTTCAAAACAATGGTTTGGTGGAGGGATGGATTTTACGCCGGTATATAAAAATGAAGAAGATTGCAAGTATATTCATGAATCAATCAAAATGACATGTGATAGATTTGACACCGGATATTATCCAAAATTTAAAGAGCAATGTGACAACTATTTTTTCTTACCACATAGAAAAGAGCCGCGTGGCATTGGTGGTATTTTCTATGATAATCTGAGTTCTGGCAATTGGAGAAATGATTTTGAGTTCACAAAGGCAGTAGGTGAAGCCTTTTTGGAAATTTATTTGCACATCATACGTAAACATATACAAAAATCTTGGACAAAAGAACAACGAGAAAATCAATTAATAAAACGTGGCAGATATGTAGAATTCAATCTGTTATACGATCGTGGCACAAGGTTTGGTTTAATGACTGACGGCAATCCAGATGCAATTATGATGTCAATGCCACCACTTGTTAAGTGGTTATAG
- a CDS encoding nitroreductase family protein, whose amino-acid sequence MNYLCTIKLKMMSKQDLLLLMKARHSGRSYDTTRAISQEDMDILMEAVRLTPSCFGDEPWRYVICNKQNNQSAWKKLLNCLDESNQKWAKDAQVLIISLGAKNFRKQGKGENLWASHDTGAANYALMLQAASVNLIAHQMGGFDRDKIVERFNISDDFNVMSVIAVGYEEEGAEISKKKRRPIEKIFFYDEWPRS is encoded by the coding sequence ATGAATTATTTATGCACTATTAAATTAAAAATGATGAGTAAACAAGATCTATTATTGTTGATGAAAGCAAGACACAGCGGACGTTCATACGATACTACAAGAGCAATATCTCAGGAAGACATGGATATTTTAATGGAAGCTGTAAGGCTGACTCCCTCATGTTTTGGTGATGAACCTTGGAGATATGTGATATGCAACAAACAGAACAATCAAAGCGCATGGAAAAAGCTGCTAAATTGTCTTGATGAATCTAATCAAAAATGGGCAAAAGATGCACAAGTGTTAATTATATCTTTAGGTGCTAAAAACTTCCGTAAACAAGGTAAAGGAGAAAATCTTTGGGCTAGTCATGATACTGGTGCAGCAAATTATGCTCTTATGCTACAGGCTGCATCTGTGAATTTAATAGCTCATCAAATGGGTGGATTTGATAGAGATAAAATAGTAGAAAGATTCAACATATCCGATGATTTTAATGTAATGTCAGTGATAGCGGTTGGTTACGAAGAAGAGGGCGCCGAAATAAGTAAGAAAAAAAGAAGACCAATAGAAAAAATATTTTTTTATGATGAGTGGCCAAGGTCCTAA
- a CDS encoding biotin transporter BioY yields the protein MFITQSSSRSTLAEILSCVLLLFLMAQISVPLQPVPITLQTLGVMLIGLKFNHRTAFYSVLTYLSLGAEGFPVFANFSGGYHIFLGPTGGYLIGCLAAVMVMSKVNELLNSKYKSFVCNSLSCLAGTVVIFICGVSWLAVYLGLEQAIMVGVLPFILPGLVKIFLLVAALQYLKK from the coding sequence ATGTTTATAACACAATCTAGCAGCAGATCAACACTGGCTGAAATATTGTCTTGCGTTTTACTTTTATTCTTGATGGCTCAAATAAGCGTACCATTGCAGCCTGTGCCTATCACATTGCAAACTTTAGGAGTAATGCTTATTGGGCTTAAATTTAACCACAGAACAGCATTCTATTCTGTGCTTACATATCTATCACTTGGTGCAGAAGGATTTCCTGTTTTTGCGAATTTTTCTGGTGGTTATCACATTTTTCTCGGACCGACAGGTGGATATTTAATTGGTTGTTTAGCTGCTGTTATGGTAATGAGCAAAGTAAATGAATTACTGAACTCTAAATATAAATCATTTGTGTGTAATTCTTTAAGTTGTCTGGCTGGTACAGTTGTAATCTTTATTTGTGGTGTTAGTTGGCTTGCTGTTTACTTGGGTCTGGAACAAGCAATAATGGTGGGTGTTTTACCATTTATCCTTCCTGGTTTGGTAAAAATTTTTCTACTTGTAGCAGCTTTGCAATATTTGAAAAAATGA
- a CDS encoding DUF1284 domain-containing protein, with protein MIKFRPHHFMCTLAFRGYGYSQGFVENYKKIASKVISDPNTQIEVVGNLDSICSACPNQTKQGKCTSQAKVLELDRRHMGILGIKIGETLTWNEAVKKIREKMSLKEFNYACEECNWQPYGICKNALLNCHSYKDS; from the coding sequence ATGATAAAATTCCGCCCTCATCATTTCATGTGCACCCTCGCGTTTCGGGGATATGGTTATTCTCAGGGTTTTGTAGAAAATTATAAAAAGATAGCAAGCAAAGTAATTAGTGATCCTAACACTCAAATCGAAGTAGTAGGCAACCTTGATAGTATCTGTAGTGCTTGTCCAAATCAGACTAAACAAGGTAAATGCACCTCACAAGCTAAAGTTTTAGAGCTAGATAGAAGGCATATGGGAATTTTAGGAATAAAAATTGGCGAGACTTTAACTTGGAATGAAGCGGTAAAAAAGATTAGAGAGAAAATGTCTTTAAAGGAATTTAATTACGCATGTGAGGAGTGCAACTGGCAGCCATATGGAATATGTAAAAATGCCCTTTTAAATTGTCATTCCTATAAAGATAGTTGA
- a CDS encoding ATP-binding protein, which yields MSKRYIDNKKENRVDFILRNYGMSIVVMAVIMLLPPVAISILYFFDIYSQHINIEINLLVSILTTLFMIYNVKRYRHLLNTIEFQNAIFANALNHNTEFCLILHRDKGIIYADARFYERFKDHIDDDITLGKIFEIGDVSEEDKKVLYHALKNNSSVQICISLNKKNRVSNFLLLFEPIPDNPQIAINSNKILNLLLVPIARPDGYFVLKATQINKEQIYEELIEKHSIGTYIANAKGVILSVNKRFLDIFELKKLEKGSSISDFISQSKYNNTTTDNEILFFTISGTPFKAYMSTAIFCDKYNHSYIYGFITPTESNIVDYQLHPYFANSSIAIAQCDINGNFVKKNTALIKLAGSDNNSIFTLILDSYHVKIREYFSSNRINNASFDVQLNGDNNIKIYFNKFLHNKMIFILCYFIDNTEHKNLEIKLEHYQKMQAIGQLAGGIAHDFNNILTGIIGFCDLLLLQHSAGDPSFGDIIQIQQNAKRGSNLVRQLLAFSRRQTLQPKIIDVNSTIANLYEMIKRLIGENIKFNIYYGRDLGAVRADQGQLEQVILNLAVNASAAMEKGGELTIRTFNQKIDSLNSTSQDMFSPDKETIEHGNYVVIEVIDTGCGMTSDTIEKAFDPFFSTKDITSGTGLGLSTVYGIIKQTEGYIYVASKVNHGTKFSIFLPMVYISDENLIEEDSEEIERPVVSEIKGNGIILLIEDENSVKEFIAKALKRKGFDVIEASIGSEALEIISKKNQHIDLIITDVIMPEVSGPEIVKEALIHRPNINVIFISGYAEDAFLKSDDINIEDFHFLPKPFTLNELGNKVQSVLHKAKKTV from the coding sequence ATGAGTAAAAGATACATAGATAACAAAAAAGAGAACAGGGTTGACTTCATACTAAGAAATTATGGAATGTCAATTGTTGTGATGGCAGTTATTATGCTCTTACCTCCAGTAGCAATATCGATACTCTACTTTTTTGATATATATAGTCAGCATATTAATATAGAGATTAATTTATTAGTTAGTATTCTAACAACTCTCTTTATGATATATAATGTAAAACGCTACAGACACCTACTTAATACCATAGAATTTCAAAATGCAATATTTGCAAATGCACTAAATCATAATACAGAATTTTGCCTTATTTTACATAGAGATAAGGGTATTATTTATGCTGATGCAAGGTTCTATGAAAGGTTTAAAGATCATATAGATGATGACATTACTTTAGGCAAGATTTTTGAAATAGGAGATGTTTCAGAAGAAGACAAAAAAGTACTCTATCATGCACTAAAAAATAACTCTTCTGTACAGATATGCATTTCCTTAAACAAGAAGAATAGAGTATCTAACTTTCTTTTGCTCTTTGAGCCGATACCAGATAATCCTCAAATTGCTATAAATAGTAATAAGATTTTAAATTTATTATTAGTGCCAATAGCAAGGCCAGATGGGTATTTTGTGTTAAAAGCAACACAGATAAACAAGGAGCAGATATATGAAGAGTTAATAGAAAAACACAGTATAGGAACTTACATTGCAAATGCCAAAGGGGTGATTTTATCTGTAAATAAAAGATTTTTAGACATATTTGAACTGAAAAAACTGGAAAAAGGTAGCTCAATCAGTGATTTTATATCTCAATCTAAATATAACAATACAACAACCGATAATGAAATTTTGTTTTTTACTATAAGTGGTACTCCATTCAAGGCTTATATGAGCACTGCTATATTTTGTGATAAATACAACCATAGCTATATATATGGCTTTATAACACCAACCGAATCAAATATTGTTGATTATCAATTACATCCTTATTTTGCAAATTCATCGATTGCTATTGCACAATGTGACATAAACGGCAACTTTGTAAAGAAAAATACGGCACTAATAAAGCTTGCAGGGTCAGATAATAATTCAATCTTTACATTGATATTAGATAGTTATCATGTGAAAATACGTGAATATTTTTCGAGTAATAGAATAAATAATGCGTCCTTTGATGTACAGCTCAACGGCGATAATAACATAAAAATATATTTCAATAAATTTCTTCATAATAAAATGATCTTCATACTTTGTTATTTTATTGACAATACTGAACACAAAAACCTAGAGATAAAGCTTGAGCATTATCAAAAGATGCAAGCTATAGGGCAGTTAGCAGGTGGTATTGCGCATGATTTCAACAATATATTGACTGGGATAATAGGATTTTGCGATTTGCTTTTACTCCAACATTCAGCTGGTGATCCATCTTTTGGAGATATAATACAGATACAGCAAAATGCAAAGCGTGGATCAAATTTAGTAAGACAATTGCTTGCTTTTTCAAGAAGACAGACCTTGCAGCCAAAAATTATTGATGTAAATAGTACTATAGCTAATCTTTATGAAATGATAAAAAGATTAATAGGTGAAAATATAAAGTTTAATATTTATTATGGTAGAGACTTGGGTGCTGTTAGGGCTGATCAAGGGCAATTAGAGCAAGTTATACTTAACTTAGCAGTCAATGCTAGTGCTGCTATGGAAAAGGGCGGAGAATTAACTATACGAACCTTTAATCAAAAGATTGACTCATTAAATTCTACATCCCAGGACATGTTTTCTCCAGACAAGGAAACGATCGAACATGGAAATTATGTTGTAATTGAAGTAATTGATACTGGATGTGGAATGACAAGTGATACAATTGAAAAGGCATTTGACCCATTTTTTTCTACCAAAGATATTACCTCTGGTACAGGTCTTGGCCTTTCTACTGTATATGGCATTATTAAACAAACTGAAGGATACATCTATGTTGCTAGCAAAGTAAATCATGGAACTAAATTTAGTATATTTTTGCCCATGGTTTACATATCAGATGAAAATCTGATAGAGGAAGATAGTGAAGAAATAGAAAGACCGGTAGTAAGTGAAATTAAAGGTAATGGTATAATTTTATTGATTGAAGATGAAAATTCAGTAAAGGAATTCATTGCTAAAGCACTCAAAAGAAAAGGATTTGATGTAATAGAAGCGAGCATAGGCAGCGAGGCGCTAGAAATAATCAGTAAAAAAAATCAACATATAGATCTGATAATCACTGATGTAATCATGCCAGAGGTGAGCGGCCCAGAAATAGTTAAAGAAGCATTGATCCATAGGCCAAATATCAACGTTATTTTTATTTCTGGGTATGCAGAAGATGCTTTTTTAAAGAGTGATGACATCAATATAGAAGATTTTCACTTTTTGCCAAAACCATTCACTCTGAATGAGTTAGGAAACAAGGTTCAAAGTGTGTTACACAAAGCAAAAAAGACAGTCTAA
- a CDS encoding aspartate aminotransferase family protein has protein sequence MDHVVNAYNRLDIPIVRGEVAYLFDKDGKKYLDFAAGISTTSLGHCHPYITDKLKEQLSSLWHCSNIFTIPEQERLAERLTTLTFADKVFFCSSGLEATEAAIKFIRRYFYSKGQAKRNRIITIEGGFHGRSIAAISAGGSEKSREGFAPLLSGFDKVPRNDIKALEEKINNETAAVFLEPIQSEGGVYPLDVEYLQKVRKITKAQGIILCFDEVQCGYGRIGSLFYYQNVGIEPDMLTCAKAMGNGFPLAACLVKDYIAEAITPGTHGSTYGGNPLAMTVGNAVLDIMLKEGFFDHVKRISKYLKEKLLPLAKEFPEMISEVRGEGLLMGIELATPVADKVISRSLDKGLIITRVSNNKVVRITPPLIIEDEHVNAACNMLYDLFFKIKDI, from the coding sequence ATGGATCATGTTGTTAATGCATATAATAGACTTGACATTCCTATAGTCAGGGGAGAAGTGGCATATCTTTTTGATAAAGATGGTAAAAAATATTTAGATTTTGCTGCAGGTATTTCTACAACTTCTTTAGGGCATTGTCATCCATATATTACAGACAAACTGAAAGAGCAATTGAGCTCACTATGGCACTGCTCTAACATTTTCACTATTCCCGAGCAAGAAAGGCTTGCTGAACGTTTAACAACCCTTACTTTTGCAGATAAAGTTTTTTTCTGCTCAAGTGGGCTTGAAGCAACAGAAGCTGCAATCAAGTTTATTCGTCGTTACTTTTATTCAAAAGGGCAAGCAAAACGTAATCGTATTATTACAATTGAAGGAGGCTTTCATGGCCGCAGTATTGCTGCAATTTCTGCTGGAGGCAGTGAAAAATCACGCGAAGGTTTTGCTCCGCTTCTTTCTGGTTTTGATAAAGTGCCAAGAAATGACATTAAAGCATTAGAAGAAAAAATCAATAATGAAACAGCTGCTGTGTTTCTAGAGCCCATACAAAGCGAAGGTGGGGTATATCCACTAGACGTAGAATATCTTCAAAAAGTAAGGAAAATAACAAAAGCTCAAGGGATAATTTTGTGCTTTGATGAAGTGCAATGCGGATATGGACGCATCGGTTCTTTATTTTATTATCAAAATGTCGGCATTGAACCTGATATGCTAACCTGTGCAAAAGCTATGGGTAACGGTTTTCCTCTAGCTGCATGTTTAGTAAAAGATTACATAGCAGAAGCAATCACTCCAGGAACTCATGGATCAACCTATGGTGGCAATCCACTTGCCATGACTGTTGGTAATGCGGTACTCGATATAATGCTAAAAGAAGGCTTTTTTGATCATGTTAAAAGAATTAGTAAATATTTAAAAGAAAAGCTGTTGCCTTTGGCTAAAGAATTTCCTGAGATGATTTCAGAAGTTCGTGGAGAAGGGTTACTAATGGGAATAGAACTAGCAACTCCTGTAGCTGATAAAGTTATTAGTCGATCTCTTGATAAAGGTTTAATAATAACTAGGGTTTCAAACAACAAAGTAGTAAGGATAAC
- a CDS encoding 16S rRNA (uracil(1498)-N(3))-methyltransferase, whose translation MGKIRLYFEEALSQGVSLALNPQQSHYICNVMRLKKYDNLSLFNGKDGEWLGEVVNISRKLTKITLKECTKQQQYEENLYLYCAMVKSGALGNIVRQATEMGVTCIQFISTERTVVKNINLSRAKLQAIEAAEQSGRMSIPEILPPINFCELPDSQSKNFVLCDETGKADKVLKGKKNVAIIVGPEGGFSSYELDLADKFCQKLSLGKRILRVDTAVVAALTLTSWCS comes from the coding sequence ATGGGAAAAATTAGGCTTTATTTTGAAGAAGCTTTATCACAAGGCGTGAGTTTAGCACTTAATCCACAACAAAGTCACTATATTTGCAATGTAATGCGGCTTAAGAAGTATGATAATCTCTCTCTTTTTAATGGAAAGGATGGAGAATGGTTAGGAGAAGTAGTTAATATATCGCGTAAATTAACAAAAATTACACTCAAAGAATGTACTAAACAACAGCAATATGAGGAAAATTTATACTTATATTGTGCCATGGTAAAAAGTGGTGCTTTAGGCAACATAGTAAGACAGGCAACTGAAATGGGAGTAACCTGCATTCAATTTATTTCAACGGAACGTACAGTAGTAAAAAACATTAACCTAAGTAGAGCAAAATTACAGGCAATCGAAGCTGCGGAACAATCTGGTAGGATGAGTATACCAGAGATTTTGCCTCCTATTAACTTTTGTGAGTTACCTGATTCCCAGAGTAAAAATTTTGTTTTATGTGATGAAACAGGTAAAGCTGATAAAGTGCTGAAAGGTAAGAAAAATGTTGCTATTATTGTTGGTCCTGAAGGTGGTTTTTCATCTTATGAACTTGATCTTGCCGATAAGTTTTGCCAAAAATTGAGTCTAGGAAAAAGAATTTTAAGGGTCGATACTGCTGTGGTTGCTGCACTAACTCTCACCAGTTGGTGTAGCTAG
- the sucD gene encoding succinate--CoA ligase subunit alpha, producing MSVLVNKDTRLICQGFTGAQGTFHSEQAIDYGTKMVGGVTPGKGDSTHLNLPVFNTVAEAREKTDANATVIYVPAKFAAAAILEAIDAKIELIVCITEGIPILDMVKVKRALVDSKSRLVGPNCPGIITPEECKIGIMPGHIHKRGHIGIMSRSGTLTYEAVAQTTAVGLGQSTCIGIGGDPVHGMTFVDCMELFLKDDDTHGIVVIGEIGGNEEEDVSHFVKTEKTKKPIVGFVAGQTAPPGRRMGHAGAIISSSGGSAGAKLEIMQSAGIAIAETPAVIGKKVLEVMHQFLT from the coding sequence ATGTCCGTTTTAGTAAATAAAGATACAAGATTAATATGCCAGGGTTTTACTGGTGCACAAGGTACGTTTCATTCAGAGCAAGCTATTGACTACGGGACGAAAATGGTTGGCGGTGTAACTCCTGGAAAGGGTGATAGCACTCACCTTAATTTACCGGTTTTTAATACTGTAGCAGAAGCTAGAGAAAAAACTGATGCGAATGCTACGGTAATATATGTACCTGCTAAATTTGCTGCTGCTGCAATACTTGAAGCAATAGATGCAAAAATAGAATTGATAGTTTGTATTACAGAGGGCATTCCTATACTTGATATGGTGAAAGTTAAGCGCGCGCTTGTTGACTCAAAAAGTCGATTGGTTGGTCCCAACTGCCCGGGAATTATTACGCCTGAAGAGTGCAAAATAGGAATTATGCCTGGCCATATCCATAAGCGTGGACACATAGGAATTATGTCTCGCTCCGGAACTTTAACTTACGAGGCAGTAGCACAAACAACCGCTGTTGGTCTTGGTCAATCCACGTGTATCGGAATTGGGGGGGATCCAGTTCATGGTATGACATTTGTCGACTGTATGGAGCTCTTTTTAAAAGATGACGATACTCATGGTATTGTAGTTATTGGTGAAATAGGTGGAAACGAAGAAGAAGATGTATCACATTTTGTGAAAACAGAAAAAACTAAAAAGCCAATCGTTGGTTTTGTAGCAGGTCAAACAGCACCTCCAGGAAGACGTATGGGACACGCTGGAGCAATCATCTCTTCCAGTGGTGGAAGTGCTGGTGCAAAACTAGAAATTATGCAGAGCGCTGGAATTGCAATTGCAGAGACTCCTGCGGTGATTGGTAAAAAAGTTTTGGAAGTAATGCATCAGTTCCTAACCTAA
- the rpsU gene encoding 30S ribosomal protein S21, which produces MIEVSVHYGDVDRALPVLKKTIQKEGRGLKMKKQYHEKKSEKTAKKKAEARKKRHQQECRRQRYGW; this is translated from the coding sequence TTGATTGAAGTATCAGTCCATTATGGTGATGTAGACAGAGCTCTTCCAGTATTGAAAAAAACAATTCAAAAGGAAGGAAGAGGGTTGAAAATGAAAAAACAATATCATGAAAAAAAATCAGAAAAAACAGCTAAAAAGAAAGCTGAAGCGAGAAAAAAGAGGCACCAGCAAGAATGCAGAAGGCAGCGTTACGGTTGGTAA
- the dapF gene encoding diaminopimelate epimerase, whose translation MSGQGPKNFIKMHGTGNNFVIIDSRSTNNLDWNYRQIADQSSCDQVIIITMSNAANCFIHIYNADGSRAEMCGNAARCVGYLIMSEKGTEHITIELVNKRILECFKVGDKSIKVNMGKPLLNWHEIPLSTECDTLHLPIELEMLKDPVAVNIGNPHIVFFVDNISEIPLRNLGPKLENHVLFPQKINISIAQVEKSGEIALRVWERGTGITASCGSAACAALVASTLRGYLTAQQTSVDLPGGRLLIEWANNVFMTGDIGFL comes from the coding sequence ATGAGTGGCCAAGGTCCTAAAAATTTTATCAAGATGCACGGTACTGGCAATAATTTTGTTATCATAGACTCACGTTCAACAAACAATTTAGACTGGAACTATAGACAAATTGCTGATCAAAGCAGTTGTGATCAAGTGATAATTATAACAATGTCTAATGCTGCAAACTGCTTTATACATATCTATAATGCTGATGGTAGTCGAGCTGAAATGTGCGGAAACGCAGCACGCTGTGTTGGATATTTGATAATGTCAGAAAAAGGTACTGAGCATATCACTATTGAGCTGGTAAACAAACGCATTTTAGAGTGTTTTAAAGTTGGTGATAAATCCATAAAGGTTAACATGGGTAAACCTTTGCTAAATTGGCATGAAATTCCCTTGTCTACTGAGTGTGACACTCTTCACTTACCTATAGAGCTTGAAATGCTAAAAGATCCTGTTGCAGTAAATATTGGTAACCCTCATATAGTTTTTTTTGTTGATAACATAAGTGAAATACCATTGCGAAATTTAGGACCAAAGCTAGAAAATCACGTACTATTTCCTCAGAAAATTAATATTAGTATTGCACAAGTTGAAAAGTCTGGAGAAATAGCTTTAAGAGTTTGGGAAAGAGGTACAGGCATTACTGCATCATGCGGTAGTGCAGCCTGTGCAGCACTTGTTGCATCCACACTACGTGGATATCTGACTGCCCAACAGACTTCAGTAGATTTACCAGGAGGTAGGTTATTAATCGAATGGGCAAATAACGTATTCATGACTGGTGATATAGGATTTTTGTGA
- the sucC gene encoding ADP-forming succinate--CoA ligase subunit beta: MNIHEYQAKEILHKFNVPVPKGFVTISAEGVKTQVSQLKSDMFVVKAQIHAGGRGKAGGVKLAKSAEEAQQFVKDMIGMTLVTHQTGPSGQQVRKVYVEEGSSIKKEYYLSLVIDPKLSRPIFIFSSEGGMDIEEVAKNSPAKIVKFDIDSATSFDSSKLSSSFNLSPEQIEKITNVAKNIYDAFIATDASQIEINPLVETNSGDFIALDAKINFDDNALYRHPEIMELRDYDEEVKEEIEASKYGLSYIKMDGSIGCMVNGAGLAMATMDIIKYYGAEPANFLDVGGGASKETVTEAFKIILSDSNVRGILVNIFGGIMRCDIIASGIVAAAKEMSIKVPLVVRLSGTNFEEGKKILEESGLNIIVADELDEAAQKIVKEVK; this comes from the coding sequence ATGAATATTCACGAATATCAAGCAAAAGAGATTTTGCATAAATTTAATGTTCCGGTGCCAAAAGGTTTTGTCACTATATCTGCAGAAGGAGTAAAGACTCAAGTAAGCCAATTAAAATCTGACATGTTTGTGGTTAAAGCTCAAATTCATGCAGGTGGTAGGGGTAAGGCCGGTGGCGTAAAGCTAGCAAAGTCAGCTGAAGAAGCTCAACAGTTTGTAAAAGACATGATTGGTATGACTTTAGTTACTCATCAAACAGGGCCAAGCGGGCAGCAAGTAAGAAAAGTATATGTTGAAGAAGGCTCAAGCATTAAGAAAGAGTATTACTTAAGCCTGGTAATCGACCCGAAGCTCAGTAGGCCAATATTCATATTTTCCTCAGAAGGTGGAATGGACATCGAAGAAGTGGCGAAAAATTCTCCTGCAAAAATTGTGAAATTTGATATTGATTCTGCTACAAGTTTTGATAGCAGCAAATTAAGCAGCAGTTTTAATTTGAGTCCAGAACAAATAGAAAAAATAACAAATGTTGCAAAAAATATATATGATGCGTTTATTGCAACTGACGCGAGCCAAATTGAAATTAATCCACTGGTTGAAACAAATTCTGGAGATTTTATTGCGCTCGATGCGAAAATTAATTTCGATGACAATGCTTTATATCGTCACCCAGAAATTATGGAACTTCGTGATTATGATGAAGAAGTGAAAGAAGAGATAGAGGCTTCAAAGTATGGGCTCAGTTACATCAAAATGGATGGCAGTATTGGTTGCATGGTAAATGGTGCAGGTCTTGCTATGGCAACAATGGATATAATAAAATACTACGGAGCAGAGCCTGCTAACTTTTTGGATGTTGGTGGTGGAGCGAGTAAAGAAACTGTAACTGAAGCATTTAAAATCATATTGTCTGATAGCAACGTAAGAGGAATTTTGGTTAACATATTTGGTGGTATAATGCGTTGCGATATTATTGCAAGTGGAATTGTTGCGGCTGCAAAAGAAATGAGCATTAAAGTTCCTCTAGTGGTTAGATTATCAGGTACTAATTTTGAAGAAGGAAAAAAAATTTTAGAAGAGTCGGGATTAAATATTATTGTTGCAGATGAGCTAGATGAAGCTGCGCAAAAGATAGTAAAAGAGGTAAAGTAA